TTATTTCTTTAGAAATAAATACACCGACTTTGATAATGGAAAAATCTATTATCTAAAGTCGGTGTAAACATATTTGATTCTTTTTGTTCAAAATTAGAATCTGAAGTGTGAGAACGCTTTGTTAGCCTCAGCCATTTTGTGCGTATCTTCTTTCTTCTTAACAGCAGCACCTTCACCTTTAGAAGCTGAAATGATTTCTCCCGCTAATTTTTCAAACATAGTTTTTTTCACCACGTCTGCGAGCGTAAGAAATTAACCATTTCATACCTAAAGCGATTTTGCGCTCAGGACGAACTTCCATTGGTACTTGGAAGTTTGCACCACCAACACGACGAGATTTAACCTCTACTGCTGGCATTACATTGTTAAGAGCTTTTTTCCAAGTCTCAAGACCATTCTCTTGAGTCTTTTGCTCTACTAATTCAACTGCATCGTAAAAAATTGAATAGGCGATAGATTTCTTACCGTCTACCATCATATTGTTTACGAAACGAGTTACCTGAACATCGTTAAACTTTGGATCAGGTAAAATGATTCTCTTTTTTGGTTTTGCTTTTCTCATTTTCTTTTCCTCCGTTTATTTTTTCTTACCTTTTGCTGGTGCAGCTGCTGCTTGTCCTGGTTTAGGACGTTTTGTTCCGTATTTAGAACGACGTTGGTTACGACCTGCAACACCTGAAGTATCTAATGCACCACGAATGATGTGGTAACGAACTCCTGGTAAGTCTTTAACACGACCGCCACGAATTAATACGATTGAGTGCTCTTGTAAGTTATGGCCTTCTCCTGGGATGTAAGCATTAACCTCTTTACCGTTTGTTAAACGAACACGAGCTACTTTACGCATTGCTGAGTTTGGTTTTTTAGGGGTAGTAGTGTATACACGCGTACACACACCTCTTCGCTGTGGACATGAATCCAACGCTGGTGACTTACTCTTGTCTACCAGAGCTACTCTACCTTTTCTAACTAGTTGTTGAATAGTAGGCATTTACCTGTTTTTCTTTTTTTTGATTTTGTTAAAAAATGTTTTTAAGTCCGCAAAGATATAAAGAATAATTTAAAGTGTAAAGAGTTGTATGTTAAGTTTTTTGAAAATAGACATAAGACATAAGACAAAAGACAGAAGAATTGAGACTACTTGAATTATAGTTTTTATTCCCAACTGGTGATTTCAACCATTATTAATAGTTTATAGGCGATTTCAGACAATCTTTCTTTTGTATTTGGCATAATACCCAAATACAAAATGAACCTGCAAAATTTAACTCTTGCAGGTTCTATTGTCTTATGTCTTATGTCTATTGTCTTCTTAGCTCATCAAAGTAAAATCAATCTGTCTCTTCTCAAGATCGACTTTTTTGACTTTGATTTGGACCTCATCACCGAGTTGATAGGTTTTCTTCTTTCTCTGACCGATAATTGCGAAGTTCTTTTCGTCTAAGGTGTAAAAGTCATCGGTGATATCTC
The Sphingobacterium daejeonense genome window above contains:
- the rpsG gene encoding 30S ribosomal protein S7, producing MRKAKPKKRIILPDPKFNDVQVTRFVNNMMVDGKKSIAYSIFYDAVELVEQKTQENGLETWKKALNNVMPAVEVKSRRVGGANFQVPMEVRPERKIALGMKWLISYARRRGEKNYV
- the rpsL gene encoding 30S ribosomal protein S12, which gives rise to MPTIQQLVRKGRVALVDKSKSPALDSCPQRRGVCTRVYTTTPKKPNSAMRKVARVRLTNGKEVNAYIPGEGHNLQEHSIVLIRGGRVKDLPGVRYHIIRGALDTSGVAGRNQRRSKYGTKRPKPGQAAAAPAKGKKK